Below is a window of Flavobacterium sp. CFS9 DNA.
ATTATTCACGGCTGTAAAACACTATTGATGCAAACTCCGGACGGACAAATCACTGAACCGTATTCCATTTCTGCAGGCCTTGATTATCCGGGAGTTGGCCCTATGCATGCACATTTGGCACAAACCGGCCGCGGAGAATTCTTCTCTGTTACTGACGATGATGCGATGAATGCAGGTTTACAGCTTACCAAACTGGAAGGAATTATTCCGGCCATTGAAAGTGCACATGCTTTTGCTGTTTTAGATCAGAAGAAATTCAAACCAAACGATATTGTCGTTATCAGTCTTTCCGGTCGTGGAGATAAGGATTTAGACAATTATATTGAGTATTTTAAATTGTAATAAAATAGCAACTATGGAAAAGTTATTCTCTTACGGAACATTGCGATCAAAAGAAATTCAGATGCGCCTTTTTAATAAGGTGTTAATTGGAACCCGGGATCAGCTTCACGGTCACAAACTAAAAAGTCTGCAAATCGAAGAAGAGTTTGGAATGGCCGATTATGTTGTAGTCGTACCAAGCGCAGCCTCTACGGATCCTATACACGGTGTTGTTTTCGACGTCACAAATGCTGATTTAGCTAAAGTAGATCTATTCGAATCAAACGCCTATAAAAGAGTTCAGGTAATCTTGAATTCCGGAACAGTTGCCTGGATTTATATCGAAAACAAATAATCGTAAACCATGATTCTGACAGCAGCACAAACCAAACCATTCCGCGAGGATATTGATTCCAATTTATTAGAGCACTATCGCCTTGTTGATCTGGCCGTTCAGAATGGAGCACAATTAATTGCATTCCCTGAAATGTCCATCACGGGTTACGAAAGGGAATATGCCCAAAAACTGGCTTTTCAAAAAGACGATTCAAGATTGGATCATTTAAGAAAATTAGCTGTAGAAAATAATATCGTTATTATTGCGGGAGCTCCCATTCAAATTGAATCAGAATTATTTATCGGC
It encodes the following:
- a CDS encoding gamma-glutamylcyclotransferase family protein; amino-acid sequence: MEKLFSYGTLRSKEIQMRLFNKVLIGTRDQLHGHKLKSLQIEEEFGMADYVVVVPSAASTDPIHGVVFDVTNADLAKVDLFESNAYKRVQVILNSGTVAWIYIENK